aggtatatTAACAACTTACAAtgttttcaacttattttttatgttttcaaatattttttaagaataaattttatgtggaatgttttatttttattattctttatatatatatatatatatatatatatatatattttttttttaaataaacgaaAAAagtaagtgaaaacaattaaaataactaaaatatgctCATAGGAAACACATGTTTTATGTTTTGGAGagcaaaatttgttttttttggtagttgccaaatttttttctagtttttttgttctcaaaataaAGAgtgtttaaaatgtttttaaaaacaatttttaaacaacaaaaaataaaaaactcgtacgtttattaatttttgttgttattaaaaataaatgttatatttagattttgtaaaaaaaaaatataaaattgtaaagttgatttatgtaatattaattcgatttaattcaagtcttatggaaataaatttttttaattactaataaattaacaaaataaatggtttgtaataaaatatgaatactaatattataataaaatcatgattttttttttttaatttagaaattgggccattttaatataaattataaaatatggataacAACGTTTGTACAAatgcataattgattttttgttaaatatgaatggttataatttaaaaatactaatgattaataatattttatttaaaataaattaaaaattaaagttaattttttttatatatatgtaaataagtTAGATTTTTCAATACTCAATAATGGATAAGgtattttgaatcaattttgattcaatttaaaattaattcagtcaatttttttaattccatcttattcttaaaaatgaatagATTCATTACAGAATGTAAAGCATTAAGTTTTGATAtcactttatttcatttattttcttaatgagaaaaattggaaaagtaTAGTAAGGTGCAAAGGAGAAACAATATCTCTCTCATCAACTCATTTTGGATTAGTTTTGTTCTATTATATTCAATTATTGTTTAAACTTATTTTGGAgttccttattatttttaaaaatgagtgcactcattaataaatctaaaacttttaagttttgtttgatttaaaatttactttctaataaaaaaatcatcaaaatataaCTACATATAGaggagaagtaaaaaaaaaaaagttgttctAGACTAGCTTTAGTTGTTGGATTTCTAGTGGTGATTGGGTTATTTTATGAAtcataaattactttttaaatttaatagaCTTGGTAGCGAATCTAAATATTAAGTCATACTttatttagagtttatttgtcTATAGTCGTTTTGAACCGATTTTcgttcataaattttttgtattcattaGATTAGTATTAAAGTTTTCAATTATTGTTAAACTTGTCAGATTCCAATACATCAAGTCTTCCTTTATTTGGGGTTTATTTAcccattaaaaaatttagttatcGTAAAGAAGAAATTAGTAAGGTAATTCAAGATGAGatttaaattgttattttttaatattagttagattgattttaagttccATGATTTTCTAGTATTTATTgccttagttttttttgttctaaaattatttttaaaaattagtaattatatatatatattaaatgtaacttgatttagaatctatttctatagtaaaaaaaaattaagttaaaagaaatttagaaaaaaaattatgtaatttagaggcatgaaattttgttaaactttatttttttaatgatttttttaaatatgtattttttatttgttgatggtttccttttgtttttacaAATAGATGAAAGTAACttctacttattttctaaaaacaattctttattttccttttttaaaaaaaaaattgattcaagAACAACTTTCAAATACtgttgtaaattttaaaaaatactgttctcaaatatatatatatatatatatatatatatatatatatatatgttacaCCAACAAACAAGCTTTAAGAATCTAAAGGCTAGGTTAATTAGTGAATGAAGAAGGCTCATGCCTGAGCATCTATTGCATTTGTGGTTTCCAAAGTAAGGAAAAACTAGAAGGAAAGGCCTCATCATAAACCACCTGATCTTCAACCACCTTGCTTTAAtggttatttttattgtatttatgtTGAATATTTTGAATGGAATCACTGCACAGTAAAAAGAGTAGATACTTCTCATAAGACTATGAAACAAATCGATAGATGACTATAATGGGTGCTTCAAATACATATATGATCCATTAGGATTtgtcaattttgaaaaagagaTCCAAAGATTAGGAACCTTTTGCCCCATTTGAAAATCATCTCAAATTTAACATCTTTAAATTCCATTCAATTGTTAAAATATTATgcattctctttcattttcttctagttttgtGCTTTGTCACATTGATATCTTGACCTTTAACCTcttatattctatttatttatgtatctGGTTATTAACTCAATCGGGAATATATATCCATAGATATACATATTGTTAACTGAATGTGATCGATTGCGCAGGTTAGACTCCCTAGCTTGGAGTTCTTGATAATGTTCAACTTGGATAATGTGATAGCAATGTGGCACAACCAACTTCCTCTAGAGTCTTGTTGCAAAttggaaatattaaaaatatcacatTGCAAGAAACTGTTGAATGTTTTTTCATCCAATATCCTAAAAGGGTTACAAAGTTTGAAATATGTGGAAATACATGATTGTGATTCCATAGAAGAGATTTTTGATCTACAGGGAGTAAATTACAAGGAAATTCATGATATTGCAACCATTCCATTGGGATCATTGTCTTTAGAGAGGCTAAATAGTTTGAAGAGTGTATGGAATAAGGATCCTCAAGTACTTGTCTCCTTTCAAAACCTATGGTCATTAGGTATGGCTAATTGTCCTTGCTTGAAATGCCTTTTTTCCGAAAATAATAGCAAAAGGCCTTGTGCAACTTAATGTCCTTGGGATAAGAAAATGTGGAGTGGAGGAAATTGTTGCAAACGAAAATGGAGATGAAACAATGTCTTCattattccctaaactaacCTGTCTCATACTTGAAGAATTAGACAAACTCAAAGGTTTCTCCCGAGGAAAATGTAGTGCAAGATGGTCACATTTGAAAGAGCTAATTATGTGGAAATGCGATCAAGTGGAGACACTTTTTCAAGAAATAGATTCAAAAGGTTATATTGATAGTCCAATTCAACAACCTTTCTTCTGGTTGGAAAAGGTATGGTTTgatttttctccatttcttttgcCATATCTGGATTGCTAAATTTAGTCCATTAAACACTATGTcctaatcatttttcattaatatgaTACTGTTTTAATCTTAAACTTGAATAGTGTAGGAATTTTAAGTCTACATTTTGTATAAAACTTATCCCAAATTGACCTAAGTAAGCTTATGTTCCATTtctaaattaatcaaattacgATAAAATGACTTGATAAtccaaagaataagaaatagtTAGTTACAAGTCATAGGAGTTTGTAGGTATAACATGCATTATGGTTTATCCAACAATTATACCTTCATgatcaaattataataaatttaaacaattgatttatttaaattaacatgatttaacctataatgaaaataaattattttgaagcctTTTTTTTATGTCATGCTTACATTAATATTGAACTCAAAGAATTCATATAAAACCATAAGAATtggtttatttaaattattctcAAACCAAGATATGGTAATTTCTATATTGCATCAAAATATGTCAAGTGCTAATGATTCGGGAGAGTCTTTGGTCATTAATATATAGTGCAAATAATTGAAATGGATTATTTAGATGTAGTGGTTTGTTATCTTGTATGGAAAATAATGTGTATGTGTTTAATGGTGACATTAGTTGTAAAGCCAATGTTGATTAGCTATCAAGCTACATaggtaattttctttttcttttccttttccttgaaattaattcctaaatttttttcccccaaaCTTAATTTGTGGCATGGGCCGTTGgatgaaatacataaaaaagaaactaaactcaTGTAATTAAGTATAAATTAGAAAGGAAATTATAGTAaacttccttttttaaaaaaaaaaataaaatttggtaaGTAAACAAACAAGGTCCTTAGTTATAAGTcataacaataagaaaaaaaaattgtatgccataagattattcttttttacactttattttaaaatatttttgtagataCAATTGTGTATAGAACTTATTTATTTAGCCAAAAAAGGGAActgaggggggggggggggggggggggaagagagagagatagaagACATATCGTTAAtcttgtttgtttggttgtcaGGATGCATTCCTTCATTTGGAGCAATTGATCTTAAAGGGCTCCAAGATGAAAATATGGCAAGGCCAATTTTCAGGGGAGTCATTTTGCAAGCTGAGACTTCTGAAGATAAGAAAGTGTCACGACATTTTGGTTGTGATCCCCTCCAATGTGCTTCCAAAGTTGCATAATCTAGAGGAACTTCATGTGAGCAAGTGTAATTCAGTGAAAGAGGTATTCGAACTTGTTGATAAGGAATATCAAGTTGAGACACTCCCATGATTAACTGAAATGTTCCTAGAAGATCTACCCTTGTTGACATATCTATCTGGATTGGGtcaaatttttaagaatcttCATTCAGTAGAAGTACGTGGTTGtggaaatttaatttatttggtgaCTTCCTCAATGGCTAAAACATTGGTGCAACTCAAAGTGCTTACCATAGAAGAATGCAAATCGGTGGAAGAAATAGTCAGATATGAGGAAGGTGAAGAACCATATGATATTGTTTTCTCCAAATTACAAAGGTTGAGACTTGTTAACTTACAAAGTCTAAAATGGTTCTGCTCAACTACATGCATCTTCAAATTCCCATCCTTGGAACAATTTGAGGTGAAAGGATGCCCTCAAATGGAAGTTTTTTGTGAGACAGTCCCAAGTACACCAAGGGTAAAGAAAGTAGAAATTGACATGGATGTGGAAGAGCATTTTTTGGGGTATGACGTCAATACCATCATCCGTAATACAGCTTTAGAGAAGGTATATATCTTGAAATTTTCTAATGTCATTATATTATTAACACTATTTTTCACCTTCgctattctttaaaaatttgtgaattctaattttatttctttttcatctctCAAAAATTTGTCTAGCTGTGAGAAAAAGACACAGAGCAAGCCCATATAATGTTTGTGTTATGTTTAGtctgtttaattttttagtacAAGGAACTGGATTTGATGGAAGCAGAATTCTGCATGGGTTTGTATGGATCCTTTTATGCTCTTATTGTTTGTTATTGCTTAGTTTATTGTTTGTTTGGGTTAAGTTTGCTTTGTTAGTTGTTAATTGTTCCCTTAGCTTAGTAGCTATACCTATCAATCTTTGATGCCTAACCTTTAAAACATGAGTAAACCATTCCCAggaatttcaataaatttaaaggTAAGTATGAAGAGGTCAAGGGTTTTTTTGTACAAAAAGTGTTTGCCAAAATATTCATACATAGATTTTCAGTTAGTTCAAATGTAGACCTTGAGACAAAGTCTATTATTATGGTTGAAATTATAAGTTAGAATACAAAGACATGAGAATTAGTTCTGCATCTAACCTAGTTAAATTGCTAAGCTATAAtacttagagaaaaaaaattgattattaagTTGTCAATTATTCAAGAAATGACAGAGAAGATCTTTGAGTTTTTGTTGTTCTACTAAGATTGGGGTTGTTGCATCAGTGGAAGCTTTTAATAGCCATgtttttatacataaaaaaaaatgtctctcAAGTTTATATTGTTGAAATAAATTTACCCATTTCCTTTTATAAAGAGTCTATCTTCTTTCacatattttcatattctcAAATATTCCAAACcaatatattaacaaaaaaaattttagtttaaaattgtCAAGGTGACATTTGAGAAGGATCATGAGGCTCTTGGGGCAACCACTCAATCGCTTTTGAAGGtaaattattctcaaattttcaaaattctttaatatttgatgtttgattgaGGATAATATTGGATATTAGAtagaaaatgattatatattgTACATAGTCTTTTccttttctacttttttttgaGTTAAGGAGTTTAATTGGATTAGAAAATTGAAGTGTTGTTAGAACCTAGAGTGAATGATACTTGTGTTGGGTTTTTCACAAACTATCAATTCAACTAGTCACAAgcaaaagtacaaagaaaagagaaattttCTTCTGCTTAGATTTGTTTCAAAGTGccgaaaattaattttatgatggAATACACATCATTTAAGGGGAATAAGTGAAGTAAGGATCGTCCAGTCTTTGTCACTTATTGTAAACATTTAATCAcacaacttttaattttttattttgttgacaAAAACATTCAATCTCTTGAGATAAGCAGTTGACATGTTCATATTGATACTGATGTCCTTCCTTTGGTTAAAGGTTAAATGCAGACAATTATATGAAATTCTTACTCTCATTTGTGGATAGAAGAACCTGCTAGGACTTAACACTGTTTATGGGTCTTTATCAAATGTTATCCAACTCTAGCCCAAGATTCTGGGCTAAATACACTATCACTTCTAGAGGAGACAAGGATACAATATAGCAGTGGTTTGATCTACCATTCTATGATTTGTGCTCCTATCCTAATTgctttttgaaacttttattattatacttTTCCTTATTCCTACCCATTGTGATGTTTTGTGTATCGAATGCCCAGGATTATAAAGGTTGGGGTGATGGAgatagtgatgatgatgatgatgaggtcaatgacgatgatgatgatgatgatgaggtcAATGAAGAGGAGGATGTGGAGAGGAAGACGAGGATGAGGGAGAGGGAGataaagaagaggaagagggAGATGAAGAAATGGGATATAAAGAGGACGAAGATGGAGAGGGAAAGAAATAGGACTGAGAGGATGTACTGGAGGATGAGGACAATGACAGACCACAACCAGGACGACTGATTTAATTttctatatgaagaaaaatgaataggtgtttgtatttttctttgacATAGTGTttggatatatatattatcttatcTTAGAATAAGGGCCTTTTGTTCTTattgtcttcatttttttatcagGTATGTGAGATTTCCTTCTTTTGAGAAGCTACATAGATAACATCCTTGGCAGAGAAACGCTAGCTAATGATATTTccttcatttaaattaaatagagGAAGGTTTTTCTCTCTAAGTGTcttgatttttttcaataaataagcTAGATCTTTTGTATGCTTTGCTCTAAAGCTTGATATTTCTAGATCGCTACAATTCAACTCTCCATGATTTAAATTGTTAGTGAATTTAGGAAACTTTATTAGTATTATTCTTGCCTATATGTATTGATATTAAGCAATGAATGTGTTGTTGAGGATATTTCATATCTATTAACTTCATAAATATTTTGCAACCAATTCCTAGTACCCAACATTCTAGTTATTTTCCCAAATGCTTGAATAGTTATATCTCATATTGTGAACACTTGTTTATGATCCAAATGTAGAGGCACATCAAACCATCATTTCATAGGCCAAATATATTGTGATTTGATCAATGATACTTGAGAATTTAGTTATGATTCTTTATTGGTGTAATAAGGTCtttccatttatttaatcaattcaTATTATTCTAGTCTCTAATAGACTTAACTTGGATGAATCAGTTGTAAACTAACATATTATCTTAGCCATTTTTCGTTTTCTTGGTCATGGCTTTAATCTCTCTACGTCAGAGTGATTGAAGAGCCAACTAATAATGTAACCAACTTTTCAGTTTAGAGTAGAGAGTAAGGTCAACAATAATAAGTAAGGAATCTAAGGCTGAGTATACCTGCTTTGTTTAAAATGCAAGCAGCATAGGCTGTTGTGTTTTCTAAACGATTGCCTCATCAAAACCTTAGAAcatgttttcaatggtttttaaaaagagttttaactatttttcacactcaaaaatatatttaataatttatgataaaaaaaccatttttttagaatttattcttgaaataaggtattttttaaacatacttGTACTACATAGATATAGAATAgtgaaagaaaaaccaaaatcataatataaatattaatgtcCTTTTAGTTATATAGCCTTTGTTTAGTAACTAATAATTCATAATGTAATgtctataataaaaatatgatagtaTTAGTGGTAGTCACTTGTCTTCTATGTCATTTTGGTTCATATTAAATagatgattttttctttttatattctcaaacttacataataatttttgttctCATGCTTCTATTCAATTTTCCTTGAGACATATataaaagcatttaaaaaatAGGACACTTGAGTTGGTTGTTTAGATTTGTAAGCTAGtttgggaaattattttctaCCCACTAAAGCAAGACTTCATATTTGATCCATTTCTATTTAATATTGTATAAATTTCATTACTTTCAATGAATTTAGAGTACCACACCCATTGAATAATGAATTGCACTATAACAAATGAGTTTATCAAACTCATTTAATGTGTTTGATATTCCCAATTCTAGTATATATCGactttattatatcatattaaacataaaaataaatttaatgtgtGTCATTTCATAcatattatttctttaaaatatacttTTGCTTTAGTGGCAGAGAATGCAATCAGGGATCGTGatcatgtttttgaaaaaggttGGCCCATCTTGGTCATGTTCCTCCCAAGGAGGAAAAAGTCAAAAAATATCGGtgaaatatcgccgatatatcgcgtGTCGGCGAGGAGCGAAACGACATTTGGAAGAGATAAGTCGGTTGGGTGATTTTTCGCCAAAAATCGCCAAAAAATTGGCAATAGGAGATAAATCAGCGATTTTTTGAATAAATCGCTTGAGAATCCCTTTTATCGCCGATTTTTTGGCCATTTTTTGCGAAAAATCACCCATCTCTCTACAGCGTGATCTGACGGCCCAGATCACGCCCGTGTTGATCTAACGCCCAGATTTGAATCCCAACGTTAACAAAGAGATCCAAAGGCCAGATTGCTCCCAAATTGTGATCTGACGGCCAGATTTGAATCCCAACGTTAACAAAGagatccaacggccagattgcttccaaattgtgatccaacggccaaaattaattttgaacgGTAACTTAAGGTTCCAatggctattttggcccaaatttaatctataaatagcccattttgcatcaatttcatccatttttgctttgattcttcatttacTCTCTtattactccaattttttccaaggttgctcaattattttaaggtatgtttgtttgaaattataattaattttgtttgcaataattaattcatgtatttttaattaattagtatgtttacattcaattatacttaatttgtatatttttattgaattaatttaggttatgatatatttattttagatgattatttgtgatttagatTCACATTTATAATTAcattaaactagttaacttagctacattatttaattaatttaattaacatagtaaattatgtaattaatttaattaacatgattaattatggaatattaaatatgctcaattttttatattatcgcgatttattttcatattcaattatgattaatttcaatatttagtaaatttgtcataaaattacatttagatttaaaaaattaacttagctaaattatctaattagttaaattaacatgaactactatatatggaatattaaatatgctcaattttttatattatcgtgatttattttcatattcaattatgattaatttcaacatttagtaaatttgtcataaaattacatttagatttaaaaaattaacttagctaaattatttaattagttaaattaacatgaactactatatatggaatattaaatatgctcaattttttatattatcgctgattactactcaaaaagtgttatttgatagcttgtaattaactcttttaaacacttttgagtagtagttattaccttttaatccaattaacatattaaggacctttgcaattaTTTCTAATCATTtcgtgtaagttttggtgtttttgttagtaatttgatcaccaaagcaatccgagattgaggagagttctttggaatccatggcaaagcaatggaaagctcagaaacatgaagaaccgaagctttgaagtcctttgccataagcaaatccggcatgcaaggaggggaagcaaagagaaatctgccatgaagcattcttgatgacagtcatttcagccacttgtggagcacttcttgaagtccaatttatgcatgctatatgtcatttcgaagcttaggaagttaacaatccaatgcttcaaacggttcacaattcggagttgaaatgaaggagttacatcCATTGCAAGCATatcactccaagctaaaggCAGAATGTTGCACAGCTgcaaaatcagcctttggctgcgaaaatgttgtccttttgctgcgaaaatctcgtagccattttgcacagtgccacggtgttctcctgaagcttcccgaccgacattttgagattttttgctttagatatttgatgtttaaatccccaaactctccttgtaacccacctatcgtaggattccttagtctttaagtaagaacaaagggtgaataaccccttatatataggttgtaattttctttaagaaatcatatctcgggagcttgttctcagacgcatcctttgtacagttttgcaagaaatatatattacagagcacttgctctatttttccttcatatttttgttttctcgttagttttctttctagccaattaaactctgaggatttttcctcagaggttgagaggctaggctcttcgtctcttggagtgaagaaagccgggtaagtttcctcatgcataaattggaagttttgttgtttcaattattaatgaagagaaagtgtgacccgttaatggtttttatctttttagttaacttaaaacgcctttaaatcacctgggccaacacttggtaaggcaagtggtctccgtccattgagatacactagtttatctcttgcgagcctttgggaggtggtttgaaggtaggattttctagaatagccaacacttgataagcttttggactcttaggagacatctattagttatctcttgcgagcttttgacgggtaatccaaggttaaggatcaccttgaatggcaaatgctaggtgagaggcatgagccattgcaaggtgcatcagtgagagggatttagtgtttgaacccattaaggggaagcaccTGTACCAcatcggttagagaattaactatatgttaattctctaatgcgaggaaaagaaacaagtgaccggaacttcctttttgtatgaggaacctgagcctagtgatctaaactccaagaaacacttttctttgtaagtaaaatcaattactatttttggttagcttaaaaccaatcctttttcaaacatctttatgttttcttttaaagctaaccttgaaatgaaaaggcatcaattcagctttgaattaatatcaattgtgaagtgaaaacccatcccagtgaacgaccctagagccactatgttatgctaactaaggctatcctagtacatggtgtaataggttataaattttgtcgattactcccttctgaggaccacaatcaagggacaccagctgggcacgaatgaaatggcaccactgtcagggaccattgagaagacatgaatcagttgagacaccaattgggaacgaatcaatcgcgatttattttcatattcaattatgattaatttcaacatttagtaaatttatcatagaatagaattatatttacatttaaaacattaacttagctaaattatttaattagtttaattaacatagatttaaatttaagtgtatttttcttgcaatagatttagcatgGCTAGTGAAGGTGGTTCTGCTGTGCCAGGGCGAGATCCGgcttggaagtattgttcaCCAATTGAGGGTACCGAAAtggaacaatttgtaatttATGTGGGTTGGTAatgaaaagtggaggcatcaCGCCATTCAAGTCTCATTTAACGCATAAGGACCCACATAATAACACCAAAAAGTGTCCAAGAGTGCCGcccgaagtgaaagaagagatacaaTTGTTGGTGCATgacaaacaaaaagcaaaagcaaagaaaaatgctgaTATTGAAGACATTCGTAGTCAATTACGTGGCACAATGGGGACGCATCATACACATTTGGTAaacgaagatgatgatgatgatgaagatgctgaggatgaagatgtgtatatgtattCGACAGATATGCACCCAGATGAGCGAGATGCATATCGATCTGCAGTTCGTGCCTCGAAAGCATCTAATTGGGAACGTGAACAAGATGAGAATATTGTAGGAAGCAAACGCAAATCGGGAGAGTCTTCTATTGGTATACCGTCGACGATGCGAAAATCATAGAGTATGCGACATTCAAGGGTCTTTATCAAATGTTGTCCAACTCTAGCCCAAGATTCTAGGCTAAATACACTATCACTTCTAGAGGAGACAAGGATACAATATAGCAGTGGTTTGATCTACCATTCTATGATTTGTGCTCCTATCCTAATTgctttttgaaacttttattattatatttttccttattccTACCCATTGTGATGTTTTTGTACCGAATGCCCAGGATTATAAAGAATGGGATTATGAAcatagtgatgatgatgatgatgaggtcAATGACGActacgatgatgatgatgatgatgtcaacaacgatgatgatgatgatgatgatgtcaACAACGATGATGAGGTGAATGAAGAGGAGGATGTGGAGAGGAAGACGAGGATGAGGGAGAGGGAGATAGAGAAGAGGGGGAAGGAGATGATGATGAGGTGGTG
The sequence above is drawn from the Vitis riparia cultivar Riparia Gloire de Montpellier isolate 1030 chromosome 15, EGFV_Vit.rip_1.0, whole genome shotgun sequence genome and encodes:
- the LOC117932033 gene encoding uncharacterized protein LOC117932033, yielding MFLEDLPLLTYLSGLGQIFKNLHSVEVRGCGNLIYLVTSSMAKTLVQLKVLTIEECKSVEEIVRYEEGEEPYDIVFSKLQRLRLVNLQSLKWFCSTTCIFKFPSLEQFEVKGCPQMEVFCETVPSTPRVKKVEIDMDVEEHFLGYDVNTIIRNTALEKFKIVKVTFEKDHEALGATTQSLLKDYKGWGDGDSDDDDDEVNDDDDDDDEVNEEEDVERKTRMREREIKKRKREMKKWDIKRTKMERERNRTERMYWRMRTMTDHNQDD